The following DNA comes from Ornithinimicrobium avium.
GTGGTGCGGCGCCACGGCGCGGCGGTCGTGGTGATGGCCTTCGACGAGACCGGCCAGGCCGACTCCTTCGAGCGGCGGGTCGCGGTCTGCGCGCGTGCCTACCGGCTGCTCACCACCGGCTCGGAGGCGTTGCCGGACCCGTTCCCGGCGCACGACATCATCTTCGACCCCAACATCCTCACCGTCGCCACCGGCATGAGCGAGCACGACCGCTACGCGCTGGACTTCATCGAGGCGACCGCGTGGATCAAGGCGAACCTGCCCGGCGCACTGGTCTCCGGCGGCGTGTCCAACGTCTCCTTCAGCTTCCGGGGCAACGACGTCGTGCGCGAGGCGATGCACACCGTCTTCCTCTACCACGCGATCCGCGCCGGGCTGGACATGGGCATCGTCAACGCCGGCATGCTCGGCGTCTACGAGGAGATCGAGCCCGAGCTGCGCGAGGTGGTCGAGGACGTCGTGCTCGCCCGCCGTGAGGACGCCACCGAGCGGCTCGTCGCGCTCGCCGAGAAGATCAAGGCCGAGCAGACCGGCGAGGGCGGCGGCGGGTCGGCGGCCGCCGCGGCCAGGCTGGCCTGGCGCGACGCACCCGTCGCCGAGCGCCTCCGGCACGCCCTGGTGCACGGGATCGACACCTTCGCCGTCGAGGACGCCGAGGAGGCCTACGTCGAGCTCGGCTCGGCGCTGCAGGTCATCGAGGGCCCGCTGATGGCCGGGATGGACGTCGTCGGCGACCTGTTCGGCGCGGGCAAGATGTTCCTGCCGCAGGTGGTCAAGTCCGCCCGGGTGATGAAGAAGGCGGTCGCCCACCTCACCCCCTACCTGGAGGCCCAGAAGCTGGCCGACGGTGTGGGCGCCTCCTCGGGCAAGGGCAGGATCGTGATGGCCACGGTCAAGGGCGACGTGCACGACATCGGCAAGAACATCGTCGGCGTCGTCCTGGGCTGCAACGGCTACGAGGTCACCGACCTGGGCGTCATGGTGCCCGCCGAGCAGCTGCTCGACGCCGCCGACGAGCTCGGCGCCGACCTCGTCGGGGTCTCCGGCCTCATCACGCCCAGCCTGGACGAGATGGTCTCGCTGGCCACCGAGATGCAGCGCCGAGGGCTGACCACCCCGCTGCTCGTCGGCGGCGCCACGACCTCTGCGGCGCACACCGCGGTCAAGATCGACCCGGCCTACGAGGGCACGGTCGTGCACGTCGTCGACGCCTCGCGCGCGGTGGGCATCGCCGCCGACGCGATCAACCACGAGGACAAGCTGCGCGAGCGGGTCGGCGTGCAGTACGCGCAGCTGCGCGAGCGCCACGGCGCCAAGGACGTGCGGCTGGTCAGCCTCCAGCAGGCCCGCTCCTCCAGCCGCGCGGTGAGCGACCCGGTGCCCGTCCCTCCCACCTTCGTCGGCACCCGGGTGCTCGCGCCCTCGCTGGAGGGGCTCGTCGAGATCGTCGACTGGACGCCGTTCTTCACCGCCTGGGAGCTGCGCGGCTCCTACCCACGCATCCTCGAGGACCCCAAGGTCGGGGAGCAGGCCAGGGCCACCTGGGCCGACGGGCAGGCCTGGCTGCGCCGGCTGCTCGAGAAGGGCCTGCTCACCCCGCGCGGAGTCGTGGGGCTGTGGCCCGCGCACCGTGAGGGCGACGACATCGTGCTCGAGGTGCCCGTCGGCGAGGACGCAGGCACGGCGGAGCGGGTGGTGCTGCACACCCTTCGTCAGCAGCGGCACCGCGCCCAGGGCGGGTATGCCGCGCTCGCCGACTTCGTCGCGCCCGCCGGCGACCACGTGGGTGCCTTCGCGGTCTCGGTGCATGGCGCGGAGGAGCTCGCGGCACGGCTGCGCGAGGAGGAGCACGACGACTACGGCGCGATCATGGTCCAGGTCCTGGCGGACCGGCTCGCCGAGGCGTTCGCCGAGTGGGCCCACCGGGAGGTGCGCACCCGGCTGTGGGGCTACGCGCCGGACGAGGACCTGCCGGTCCACGACCTCATCAAGGAGCGCTACGACGGGATCCGCCCGGCGCCGGGCTACCCGGCCCAGCCGGACCACACCGAGAAGCACACCCTGTGGCGTCTGCTCGACGTGGAGCGCGCCGCCGGGATGGAGCTGACCGAGCACGGCGCGATGCGCCCGAACAGCTCGGTCTCCGGGCTGATCATCGGCCACCCGGGCTCGCGCTACTTCGCCGTCGGCCGGATCGACGCCGACCAGGTGCAGGACTACGCCGACCGCAAGGGCTGGACCCTGCAGGAGGCCGAGCGCTGGCTGGGGCCGCTGCTGCGCTGAGGCCGGTGCCGCACGCGACCCCGCGCGCGGGCGCGCGCGCCCGGGCCCGCGTGATACCGCATACCTCGATCACGACTCAGCAACGAAAGGATCACGGAAGGATCACGAAACCTTGTTTTGGGGGGCAGCGAGTGGCGCGCATCACCCGCACGGTCCTACGGTCGAGTACGGCCTGGCTCCCGGA
Coding sequences within:
- the metH gene encoding methionine synthase — protein: MPPETLVTEASAHAHPLRAEADRRILVLDGGYGSMLQQVELVEADFHGSGPAWEAHEGTALKGNFDLLGLTRPDVVADVHRAYLRAGADILTTNTFSSTSVAQADYGTQGLVRDVNVAAARLARQVADEVQAQDGRPRFVAGSVGPTNRTASLSPDVGRPEHRTITYDQLRGAYTEQAAALLEGGADLILVETVFDTLNAKAALHAVADVQADREARGMPRVPVMLSGTITDASGRTLSGQTPEAFAVSTEHADLFSIGLNCALGAAAMRPHLREIGHAALPGVLTSVHPNAGLPNAFGGYDDTPEEMAQVLGEMARDGLLNVVGGCCGTTPEHIAAIAAAVDGVTPRPTDASGTPYLRVSGLEAFTVSPEVNFVNVGERTNITGSPRFKRAVTEGDWDAAVAIARQQVEAGAQLVDVNVDEGMLDGPATMTHFLNLLAGEPDVCRVPVMIDSSRWEALEAGLRCLQGKGVVNSISLKDGEAELLRRAAVVRRHGAAVVVMAFDETGQADSFERRVAVCARAYRLLTTGSEALPDPFPAHDIIFDPNILTVATGMSEHDRYALDFIEATAWIKANLPGALVSGGVSNVSFSFRGNDVVREAMHTVFLYHAIRAGLDMGIVNAGMLGVYEEIEPELREVVEDVVLARREDATERLVALAEKIKAEQTGEGGGGSAAAAARLAWRDAPVAERLRHALVHGIDTFAVEDAEEAYVELGSALQVIEGPLMAGMDVVGDLFGAGKMFLPQVVKSARVMKKAVAHLTPYLEAQKLADGVGASSGKGRIVMATVKGDVHDIGKNIVGVVLGCNGYEVTDLGVMVPAEQLLDAADELGADLVGVSGLITPSLDEMVSLATEMQRRGLTTPLLVGGATTSAAHTAVKIDPAYEGTVVHVVDASRAVGIAADAINHEDKLRERVGVQYAQLRERHGAKDVRLVSLQQARSSSRAVSDPVPVPPTFVGTRVLAPSLEGLVEIVDWTPFFTAWELRGSYPRILEDPKVGEQARATWADGQAWLRRLLEKGLLTPRGVVGLWPAHREGDDIVLEVPVGEDAGTAERVVLHTLRQQRHRAQGGYAALADFVAPAGDHVGAFAVSVHGAEELAARLREEEHDDYGAIMVQVLADRLAEAFAEWAHREVRTRLWGYAPDEDLPVHDLIKERYDGIRPAPGYPAQPDHTEKHTLWRLLDVERAAGMELTEHGAMRPNSSVSGLIIGHPGSRYFAVGRIDADQVQDYADRKGWTLQEAERWLGPLLR